One genomic segment of Chiloscyllium punctatum isolate Juve2018m chromosome 32, sChiPun1.3, whole genome shotgun sequence includes these proteins:
- the LOC140458292 gene encoding achaete-scute homolog 5-like, translating into MARVHECLGMPFAEGLSLSFPVDPAYLDGTYREGYASRLSYLPFHSHLGIYDYSFEPAFIRKRNERERQRVRYVNEGYARLREHLPDDFADKRLSKVETLRAAISYIKHLQELLNPSETKERRSLSPKAVEIHKLPCPGPRRDGNSDGESKSSSPFSELSELSS; encoded by the coding sequence ATGGCGAGGGTACACGAGTGCCTTGGGATGCCTTTTGCAGAGGGTTTGTCATTGTCTTTTCCTGTTGATCCTGCATACCTGGATGGTACATATCGTGAAGGATATGCCAGCAGGCTGTCTTATCTACCTTTTCACAGCCACTTGGGGATTTATGATTATTCCTTTGAGCCAGCTTTTATCAGGAAACGCAATGAAAGGGAACGGCAGAGAGTGCGTTATGTTAATGAAGGCTACGCACGACTCAGAGAGCATCTTCCTGATGATTTTGCAGACAAAAGACTGAGCAAAGTAGAGACCTTAAGGGCTGCGATCAGCTACATCAAACACCTTCAGGAGTTACTGAACCCTTCAGAGACTAAAGAGAGAAGGTCTCTATCTCCAAAAGCCGTGGAGATCCATAAACTTCCATGCCCTGGTCCACGGAGAGATGGTAATAGTGATGGAGAATCCAAATCCTCTTCACCCTTCAGTGAACTTAGTGAACTAAGCAGCTAA